aaaaatctgtcCCATTTGTTATGTTCTTATCTTTGACTTTGCTTGGGCCGAGACAGGTACGGTACGGCATCTCACGTGAGCGTGGGCCCCACGCTCCTCCTCGCCGTACAGAGCAAGTATCATGCCCCGCTCCACCTTCCACACGCCATGAGAGCGACTCCCCCATCGTCCGATCCCCAGACACGAACAATCTAACGGTCTATAATGAGTCGCCTGGCGGCACTCCGGGTCCGCCCAACCGAGAGCCGGCACACGGCGTGCCGCGTGGCATATTTTACCGGTTTTGTTAGTGGCGTGGTGTTCGCGACCGCAGACAATAGCAGCCAAtgatctctctctttcttcttccggCGGATCCGTACCATGAAGATGATACTGTATAGCCGGTCCGGTCTCTCATCGGGTCCATCCGACGCCAAGCTCCGGCCTATCCTGCTCTTCCTCTTTGTCCCGACCTGAAATCGGACTCCCATTGGTTGGAAAATCTCGCTGGATTCCGCGACATCGGAGCCTTCTCCTGGCCATGTCGATTGTCGAAGCGTTGACGGCGGACCTGCTTGCCCGAGTCTACCGGCTGCTCTCTTCCGAGTCCGACCGGAAAGCGTGGCGGTTCGTCTGCAAGGAGTTCCACCGAGTCGACTCCGTTTCTCGGTCCAGCCTCCGGGTACTCCGCATCGAGTTCCTCCAACGTCTTCTGCGGAACTACGCCTGCATTGAGTCGCTGGACCTCTCCGTCTGCCCGCGGATCGATGACGGGACTGTCTCGATCCTCCTCAGCGGAGCCTCGGACCTGCTCACTCCTGGCCTAGCGAGGCTTTTCCGGCCGGGTTTCGACTCGGTAAGCTGGACTGGGGGTCTGAGGAAGCTCGTTCTTTGTCGGGCAACGGGTCTGAGGTACTCGGGACTGGAGCAGCTAGTCAGGGCCTGCCCAATGCTAGAGAGCCTCGACGTCTCCTACTGCCGGGGGTTCGGGGACAGAGAAGCGGCTGCAATCTCGGGGGCGGCGGGGTTACGGGAACTGAAGATGGACAAGTGCTTGGGGGTGACTGATGTCGGGCTAGCGAAGATAGCGGTTGGGTGCTCAAGACTGGAGAAGCTGAGCTTGAAGTGGTGCATGGAGATTGGGGATTTGGGGGTTGATCTTCTCTGCAAGAAGTGTTTGGGTCTGAAGTTTCTTGACATATCTTACCTTCAGGTAAATGACTGATTATGCCTCTTTTGATCATCATATAGAAGATAGGATCATTCATTTTAGTGATTGGATCATTTTAATTTGAGGGATGGAAACGGTACAATTTGGAGAGTTAGTTGACTTAAAGCTTTGATTAAACATTTGCCTGAAGCTGAAACCATTGCAGGTTCGGTAGGCATTTTTCATGAAGTTGGTGATTGAGAATGAGTTTGGATAAGTGATGGAACCAGGAATGGGCGAAATGTTGTGCTAATCGCTCAAAAAGTTAGATTGATTTTAGCGGGATATGAAAACTCCAAAAAGTTAAAGACGATCATAGTGTGTCCCGGTTTTCTCATTATTATCGCTCCCTCAGTCATCCCCGTTTAAGGCTCAGGGAATGAGGAGAAATGTTTTGAATAAATTGCCAATAagttatgtttttatgtgatCTGATATGGACATAAATTTATGGTCATGTTGCTGTGTAAAGATTAGCATTTGCAGTAGCTGTGCCAAGAGTGACATTTCTGTCTGGTTTAGCATTTCCTTTCTTTATGTGTCAAATTGCTGAGAATTGCTGCATTGATTGCTTGAAGGTCACGAATGATTCCCTCCACTCGACTGCTCCATTGGTCAACCTGGAGGTTTTAGCAATGGCGGGATGTCCTTTTATAGACGACGTGGGGTTGCAATTTCTTGAACATGGATGCCCTTCTCTAAGAGTAATTGCCATTCCATGAAGGCCATCTGATCTCTGAGCAActcatttataataatatattaagaCTTGAGATTCTCAATTCGTGCAGGTGGTTGATGTATCTAGGTGTGACAGCATCAGTTCATCTGGCTTAATCTCTGTAATCAGAGGGCATGACTGTCTTGAACAGCTAAATGCGAGCTTTTCTCTCGTGGTTAGTGAGTTTTCGACAGTACAAGAAAGTATCTGATTTCATGGATGTGATCTATGTTTCAGATTAATCTGATGATCTTCTAATACAGGAGTTCACACCGAGTCTTTTAGGCTGTTTGAAGGACTTGAAGAATCTGAACACTATCCGAGTGGATGGGGCTCGAGTTTCAGAGTCTAGCCTCCAGTCTTTCTGCACAAATTGCAAGAATCTGTCTGAGATAGGATTGAGCAAGTGTGTAGGGCTGACAAATATTGGGATAATGCAGCTAGTATGTGGATGTTCCAACTTGCGGTTCCTTGATCTTACCTGCTGTCATTCCATAACAGATGTGGCGGTTTATGCTGTATTGGAGTCTTGTCGGAAGCTGACATGTTTGAAGCTAGAGTCCTGCATTATGATCACAGAGAAGGGTCTTTATTACCTTGGATCATTTTGCACGCTGCTTCAAGAAATCGATCTTACTGATTGTTCCGGCATAAATGACACCGGTATGTTGATCAAAACAGATTACAACTTAAAGGGTCTTCATTACTGATTGTTCCGGGATAAGTGAAGTCCCACATGAGTTGTAGAAATGGACAACAAAGTTTTCTTAGGAGAGCCCTGTCAGCTAAATAGACatatttttgcaattttctgtttctaaataaaagtttataaaaacTTGAGAACTAATTTAATAGTTCTCCAATTTTCTAGGTTCCAATTTCCTGTCGATGGAGATTGCATTTTAGATAAGTTTCATACCCTAAATAATGTGCCAAAGAAGTTGTCGTATTAGTAAATCTGCTAAAAAATGCGTTTTCAGTGTAGAAGATCATCTGAGATTCAGCATGTAGAAAATCTCTAACCTAAACTCATAACAGAGTAGATGCAGCATTTACTTTGTCATACGCCTGGATGTTGTTGGCCTTGTTGCCAATACGGAAGAAATTTCCTGCAAAACGTTCCACTTctagagtaaaaaaaattcctaattttgcttcaatttttcttaattttggtCTCAGACAGTTCAGTATCCTGTTTATTGTTTTATTGTCTCATTGTATAGGGTTTGCGTTAATGAGGATTTCTCTTCTGCAGGACTTGAATATTTGTCACGATGTTCAAAACTCAGATCCTTGAAGCTAGGATTATGCACAAATATTTCGGACAAAGGACTGTGCCACATTGCTGACAACTGCAAAGATATTCACGAACTCGATCTATACAAATGTGATGGTATTGGGGATGAGGGATTGGCTGCACTTTCTGGCAGTTGCAAGAGGTTGAAGATACTCAACTTGTCATACTGTACTAAAATTACGGATAAAGGGGTGGAGCATATGGGCCAATTAGAAGAACTATCTGACCTAGAGATGCGTGGGTTAGTGCAAGTTACAAGTGTTGGGTTAACAGCACTTGCCGCTGGTTGTTGGAGACTGGCAGACCTCGACGTAAAGCACTGCGAGAATGTCGACGATTCGGGATTCTGGGCACTTGCCTACTACTCACGAAACTTGCGACAGGTATGATAATAACAGCTCTGCTCCTTGATAGGCTTAATTAGTCCCTGAACCTGAGTGATCAGAGTTGCAGTGGTTGCTTCTCAGTTCACAAGAGTAAATATCTCAATCTTATGTCGTCATTCTTGTGTTGGCATAGATATGCAAAATGCTATAGTATAGAGGTTGTAATTATCTTTCAAATGATCGTTCttttattcaaataaaatttcattacaaaaataattaa
Above is a window of Punica granatum isolate Tunisia-2019 chromosome 7, ASM765513v2, whole genome shotgun sequence DNA encoding:
- the LOC116214146 gene encoding F-box/LRR-repeat protein 3, with product MSIVEALTADLLARVYRLLSSESDRKAWRFVCKEFHRVDSVSRSSLRVLRIEFLQRLLRNYACIESLDLSVCPRIDDGTVSILLSGASDLLTPGLARLFRPGFDSVSWTGGLRKLVLCRATGLRYSGLEQLVRACPMLESLDVSYCRGFGDREAAAISGAAGLRELKMDKCLGVTDVGLAKIAVGCSRLEKLSLKWCMEIGDLGVDLLCKKCLGLKFLDISYLQVTNDSLHSTAPLVNLEVLAMAGCPFIDDVGLQFLEHGCPSLRVVDVSRCDSISSSGLISVIRGHDCLEQLNASFSLVEFTPSLLGCLKDLKNLNTIRVDGARVSESSLQSFCTNCKNLSEIGLSKCVGLTNIGIMQLVCGCSNLRFLDLTCCHSITDVAVYAVLESCRKLTCLKLESCIMITEKGLYYLGSFCTLLQEIDLTDCSGINDTGLEYLSRCSKLRSLKLGLCTNISDKGLCHIADNCKDIHELDLYKCDGIGDEGLAALSGSCKRLKILNLSYCTKITDKGVEHMGQLEELSDLEMRGLVQVTSVGLTALAAGCWRLADLDVKHCENVDDSGFWALAYYSRNLRQINISHCNVSDMGLCMVMGNLTRLQDAKLVHLNKVTAQGFELALRACCVRIKKVKLLSSFRFRLSREIIETLHARGCRIRWD